One part of the Oceanihabitans sp. IOP_32 genome encodes these proteins:
- a CDS encoding peptidase M61, whose product MKKRTLIALFVGVLLASCSTTKPTANDLAISLPIETAIHLDQVENDKAPVTINPGRFTTETVTYRLPKVVQGTYSVSDFGKYIDDFKAFDYAGNKMSVTKTDTNSWTITNATQLDKITYLVNDTFDVEVEGGIGNEVPFSPAGTNIEPENYVLNLHGFIGYFDSLKNNQYKLDITAPADFVRTSALQKVGSTLSEDGKTKTTHYYAPRYFDITDNPMMYGNLDVEEFLVDDIKIVLSVYSPNQLHSAKSLKEAMYNMMKAQKAYLGDIDSTPRYDIFLYLSDGEEYSPKGFGALEHHTSTVVVMPEYIPKEALEESMIDVVAHEFFHIVTPLSIHSEDVHYFDYNNPTFSKHLWMYEGVTEYFANLFQVSEGLVDEETFYAKMMDKIERASQMNDAMSFTIMSENILKAPYKDQFLNVYEKGALIGMCIDILMREESNGNRGILSLMKELSNKYGKNKPFEDEKLIDEIVAMTYPSLQPFFSDHVIGDIPINYSTFLEKVGLQIGEGQVETNFILMNGAPIVSGDPIKGTIFFTDMVQENSFWADNGAKPNDVIKSVNGTALTFQNVNTILQDMFSWQPGKDIEVVLNRNGEELIIKTKTTKTFTTGKSIMPIETATDAQIALREAWLKG is encoded by the coding sequence CGCTTTACTACAGAAACGGTAACGTACCGCTTGCCTAAAGTGGTTCAAGGGACTTACTCGGTTAGCGATTTTGGTAAATATATAGACGATTTTAAAGCCTTTGATTACGCAGGAAACAAGATGTCTGTTACCAAAACAGATACTAATTCCTGGACCATTACCAACGCCACGCAACTCGATAAAATTACCTACTTAGTGAACGATACCTTTGATGTGGAGGTAGAAGGCGGTATAGGTAACGAGGTGCCATTCTCGCCAGCAGGTACCAATATCGAACCCGAAAACTACGTGCTTAATTTACACGGCTTTATTGGGTATTTTGATTCTTTAAAAAACAATCAATACAAGCTAGACATCACAGCTCCAGCAGATTTTGTGCGCACTTCTGCATTACAAAAAGTGGGTTCTACCCTAAGCGAAGATGGCAAAACCAAAACAACCCATTATTATGCACCGCGGTATTTCGATATTACCGATAACCCTATGATGTATGGTAATTTAGACGTTGAAGAATTTTTAGTAGACGATATTAAGATAGTTTTAAGTGTGTATTCGCCAAACCAATTGCATTCGGCTAAGTCGTTAAAAGAAGCGATGTACAACATGATGAAAGCCCAAAAAGCGTATTTAGGCGATATTGATAGCACCCCACGTTACGATATTTTCTTGTATTTATCCGACGGCGAAGAATACTCACCTAAAGGCTTTGGCGCTTTAGAGCACCACACATCAACTGTGGTGGTTATGCCAGAATACATACCCAAAGAAGCACTCGAAGAGAGCATGATTGATGTTGTGGCGCACGAGTTTTTTCATATCGTAACGCCTTTGAGTATACATTCTGAAGATGTGCATTACTTCGATTATAACAATCCCACTTTTTCTAAACACCTATGGATGTACGAAGGGGTAACCGAATATTTTGCGAATTTATTTCAGGTAAGCGAAGGTTTGGTAGACGAAGAGACGTTTTATGCTAAAATGATGGATAAAATTGAACGTGCCTCCCAAATGAACGACGCCATGAGCTTTACCATTATGAGCGAAAACATTTTAAAAGCACCCTATAAAGACCAGTTTTTAAACGTTTACGAAAAAGGTGCGCTAATTGGCATGTGTATCGATATTTTAATGCGTGAAGAAAGCAATGGCAATCGAGGAATTTTGTCTTTAATGAAAGAGCTCTCTAACAAATACGGCAAAAACAAACCTTTTGAAGACGAAAAATTAATCGATGAAATTGTAGCGATGACCTACCCATCCTTACAACCTTTTTTTAGCGACCACGTAATTGGAGATATTCCTATAAATTACAGCACATTTTTAGAGAAAGTAGGCTTACAGATTGGCGAAGGTCAAGTAGAAACCAATTTTATTTTAATGAATGGTGCGCCCATAGTTAGTGGCGACCCCATAAAAGGCACCATCTTTTTCACCGATATGGTTCAAGAAAACAGTTTTTGGGCAGATAATGGCGCAAAACCAAACGACGTCATAAAATCTGTAAACGGTACGGCTTTAACCTTTCAAAATGTAAACACCATTTTACAGGATATGTTCTCTTGGCAACCGGGTAAAGACATCGAAGTGGTTTTAAATAGAAACGGCGAAGAGCTTATAATTAAAACAAAAACGACCAAAACCTTTACAACAGGTAAAAGTATTATGCCAATCGAAACTGCTACCGATGCTCAAATAGCACTGCGTGAGGCTTGGTTAAAAGGGTAG
- a CDS encoding TIGR02757 family protein, which yields MKKAELKAFLDAKVVQYNNPKFIESDPIQIPHQFNTKQDIEIAGFLTATIAWGNRKSIINNASRLMELMNHAPYDFVLNHQETDLDKFLPFVHRTFNGDDCVQFIKSLQHLYKHHNGLEAVFAKHAEKDSLQKSISHFKTTFFEVDHLARTKKHVSDPLKNSAAKRINMFLRWMVRNDKTGVDFGIWNSLSPSQLSCPLDVHSGNVARKLGLLKRKQNDAKALLELDTALRKLDAKDPVKYDFALFGLGVFEGF from the coding sequence TTGAAAAAAGCAGAACTCAAAGCATTTTTAGATGCTAAAGTTGTACAGTATAACAATCCTAAATTTATTGAAAGCGACCCCATACAAATTCCGCATCAATTTAATACAAAACAAGATATTGAAATTGCTGGTTTTTTAACTGCAACCATTGCTTGGGGAAACCGTAAAAGCATTATTAATAATGCCTCTCGCTTAATGGAGTTAATGAATCATGCGCCTTACGACTTTGTATTGAACCACCAAGAAACCGATTTGGATAAATTCCTTCCTTTTGTGCACCGCACTTTTAATGGTGACGACTGTGTCCAATTTATTAAGTCTTTGCAACACCTTTACAAACATCACAACGGCTTAGAAGCTGTATTTGCTAAACATGCCGAGAAGGATTCATTACAAAAATCGATTTCACATTTTAAAACCACTTTTTTTGAGGTAGACCATTTAGCGCGTACTAAAAAACATGTGAGCGATCCTTTAAAAAATTCGGCTGCCAAGCGTATTAATATGTTTTTACGTTGGATGGTTAGAAATGATAAAACAGGTGTAGATTTCGGGATTTGGAACAGCCTATCGCCTAGCCAATTGTCTTGCCCTTTAGATGTGCATTCTGGAAATGTAGCCAGAAAACTAGGCCTTTTAAAACGCAAACAAAATGATGCAAAGGCTTTATTAGAATTGGATACTGCCTTGCGTAAACTGGATGCTAAAGACCCTGTAAAATACGATTTTGCCTTATTTGGTTTGGGTGTTTTTGAAGGGTTTTAG